The following are encoded together in the Natator depressus isolate rNatDep1 chromosome 10, rNatDep2.hap1, whole genome shotgun sequence genome:
- the PGPEP1L gene encoding pyroglutamyl-peptidase 1-like protein, with protein MDSNSNTVVVTGFGSFRQHLVNSSWEAVKEMSKLGLGENIDLHIMQLPVAYRKAKELVCKIWGTLQPLLTVHIGLASSSKAIIILEQCGKNKGYKEMDVCGFCPEDGCCLLDGPERIESTINMKTLWKNISVEGIDVIFSRDAGRYICDYTYYTSLYYGNGRAAFIHVPPLSKLVTADFLGRALQIIILEMLKQCGEKNE; from the exons ATGGATTCAAATTCCAACACTGTGGTTGTGACTG GCTTTGGTTCCTTTCGACAACACCTTGTTAACTCTAGCTGGGAAGCAGTGAAG GAGATGTCCAAGTTAGGCCTTGGTGAAAACATAGACCTACACATCATGCAACTGCCAGTGGCTTACCGAAAAGCAAAGGAGCTTGTCTGCAAGATATGGGGGACTCTTCAACCACTA CTTACTGTTCACATTGGACTCGCTTCATCCTCCAAAGCGATCATCATCCTTGAACAGTGTGGGAAGAACAAAGGCTACAAAGAGATGGATGTTTGTGGTTTTTGCCCAGAAGATGGCTGTTGTCTGTTAGATGGCCCAGAAAGGATTGAGTCTACAATTAATATGAAAACTCTCTGGAAAAACATTTCGGTGGAAGGGATTGATGTCATCTTTTCCAGAGATGCAGGAAG gTACATCTGTGATTATACCTATTATACCTCTCTGTATTATGGTAATGGAAGAGCAGCTTTTATACATGTGCCGCCATTATCCAAGTTGGTAACAGCAGACTTTCTAGGAAGAGCACTACAAATAATTATCTTAGAGATGTTAAAGCAGTGTGGGGAAAAGAATGAATAA